The DNA segment CATCCACCACAACATCAACCTCAACACCCTCAACAGCAGCTGTTTAGTTTCCATCAAGGTCCTCAACCAGTATCGCGTCCTTCAGTCCAAATTCCCGCTCAACACAATATTCAAAGCCAACATTCTTTCTCAAACCCTATTTCTGCCTCGCCCTCTCCATCCCCAATTCCTCAGCATCAATTCCTCCCTCAACCTTCATCACCACCACTATTCAATTTCCATCCTCAGCCATCACCAACTCCTGAACAGCATTTCCATCAACCGAGTTTTTCCACTGAAAGACCGCAGTTCCAACAGCAACATGGACCTTCGGAACGGCCACTTCTGAATCGCCCAAGTAACTTCCAAGATCAATCCAATCTTCATCATCAACAGAATGTTGGACAATTCGTTCCGAATGGAGGTGAATTAGTAGCTGCTATACCAAAATATGAACAACATATCACCGTCAGTGGACCGAATGCTCAACCCAATTATAATGGCTTTAGTGTGGCTAATCAGCCTTCTCCTTCCCCGTCTCCGTCTCCGTCTCCATCTCCTGCCCCTACTGAACAAAGTTTCCATCATTTACAACAACAGCAACAgcagcaacaacaacaacaattaTTTGATGCTGAACAAGAACAAGTTAGGTTACAACTTGCACAAAATGTTCAGAAACAACAGGAAGAAATACAACGCCTCCAAGCGCAATTATTACAAGCTCAACAGCAacaaaaacaacaacaacaaaacaaGCAAATTGAACAAGAGTACCGGCAACAGCAACAACAAAAGCAGTATGAACAATATAAGCAACAAGAACAAAATAAGCAATATGAGCAATATAAGCAGCagcaacaaaacaaacaatatcaacAAGACTACGACCAGTTATTAAGGAATTTTGATCAGCAACAACAGCAAATTCAGGCTTCAACTCCAAGATCAACTTATTCTCAATCTCAAGAAAGATCAAGACCTCAGCAAAACTACGTTTCAAGTACGTCGTCGCCGCCATATTATCAATCTACGTCCAGAACCGTGGAAATAAAACCGACTACTCAAAAATATGTATCTTCGACGGCAAACTCGATCAACACTACCCCAGAAGCAAAGAAAgaggaaaagaagaaaaagcCCGCAATTGAACTACCTGATGAGGTCCCAGATGATTTGCGACAGCAATTACTGTCTTCGGGTATCCTAGATAATGCTGATATTAGCGTTCTGGACTACGATAAAGTAGGAGATACACCTCTGGAGTCGCTGCCTCCTGACCAGTTAGCTAACTTTTTCAGTGCAGGCGGTGGCCAGCAGATAGCATCCAGTGAGCTCAGACCCATTGTTGTAAAACCCAATGGCGATAGTATAGAATCTAGGATAGATGAAGATGTGGAGGAAGATCAAGAAATTGCAGCATCTGAAAATGTAGCTACTTACGTTGCTCCCCCTCCTTCTACCAATCAAGCCGTTGAAATGAAAGTGGTTCACTTTGATCCCAAAACAGCTGAAGGCCAGAAAATCGCTAAAGATTATGTAAAAGAGGATGCCACCCAGGTGGACCCCGTGGCTTTGAATGACAAAAAATACAATAGATACTTACCCTTGAAAGTAAGTGGAAATCAATTCCCTTTGCCTGATATTTTGAAGGGTAGAAAAGTAACGTCAGTTGTTGTGCTAGCACCAGTAGAAACGGAGGCGCTAAATGGAGATCACGTAAGGAAGGAGCGAGAGACATCAAGCTTGAAAGGAATCAAATTTGTAGCAGGCGATAGCTTACAAGATTTATTGAAACAACCAACAAAAGATAACTTTCAAAAATGGCTAGATGTTGAAAAGAAGACTGCTTCAGATTTACAATCAGTCATCCTCCTCGTTACTGGgtaatcatatttatttttatttcttttgcttattttagtaactaaatatgATCTGACTTTAAATATTAGTAGTACACAATGTTTCAAGATAACAATCCGACAGTCTCAAGTACCTAATAGCTTAAACtcaaatcttttaaaattacttCATCCTTATTAATCCCGccctaattattaatttaatatctttAATTTCAAATACGACTAAAATGTTGACTGCTAGAGTCCAATGTGTGAATTATTGAGCAAGTGTAAATCACAAAACTTGTATAATTTCCAGGACCGACGAGCCATCGGAAGAGAGAGAGATCTTCATGTACGATGTTGCTTCGGGAAATGTCAACAAGCTAAGTGGAGAACTGTCCAACGCATTCGTCGAAGCTGCCGAAAATAATTCACTGAGTAAAAACATCGAATCCTTAGCCATAGAAGGAGAAGGTACCCCAGAAAACTTCAACAAAAACGACGAAACAGATGAAACTGCTGAAGGATCAGAAAACGTGccattatttttagatttatctGACGTTAGTTTAGATCAGGGAAATAGCAATCAAGTGTCAATATCCTCAGGATATAGCAAAACTAAACTCGGCAGATCGTTAAGAAGACATTCATAATTCGTGAAAGCCATACGGCAAACTCTGTAAATAGTATGATCTAATTAGAATAGTACGACTAAATTAATGGCGGCGTGAAGTTGTGTATAGTCTATTACGAAAGTGATAATCAGTTTGTACAAAATAAAGTACCTTTTTTACaacttttatagtttttttaaacctcatacttattatatttttaatatcaaaGAATTTGCTAACTCGTCAATATTATTAggtatataaaataatattttcataaaatcacAATCAACTTTGGTCAGATAATATGAGAGAAAAGTATCAAATGCAATGAAAATagaataaattagtttttctaCAAGTTTCATTTTAGGATCACGCGATTCTAGCGCCATCATTATGACAGAATATGGCCTTTCAAAAGTAATCGATAAGTTCAATTGAATGTTTGCTTTGTACATcactattttgattttttattgttgGCAACACTCAGTCCCAAATGTCAAACCTATGGATTTATGGTGAAAAGGTTTTGCCGCAGAGTGAAATTCgtcgtttttatttttcatgacTTTTCCGATACATTTTAAGTTGTAAACATGATGGAAGGTTCTCTGAGTAAATGGACTAATGTGATGAAAGGATGGCAGTACCGCTGGTTTGTCCTGGACGAGAACGCTGGCCTGCTGTCCTATTACACGGTAAGTGACGTTTGAATCTTGCTTTTTGGTGCCGGAATGATGTGATTTATTCGTATTTTATTCTTAGGTAAACAGAGATTTAGCTCACTATTAATTCCAACATGTTTACGTGGAAACTCTTTAATGCGTCGTATAAAAGTTTTACAGCAGAATGTGCCAATGtaggtttatttataaaagttactCAGGTCTTTGAAATAAACAGTTAAGTATTGCGACCTTTGTGACACTGGCATTGTTTACATTTTCATGCCAATAATAATAAGCTATAAATGTGATTTATATTATGATAAAATTGATAGAAGAAACATCATTAGAACTAAATTAAAGTTACTTGATCGGAGCAGTGGCGTAGAAATGAAGATGAATCACAAAAATTTCAAGTCTTGTTAgattgctttttaatattttacaactaCAAACAAAGGTACAAGACCAAACTAGCTTGATGTTTTCAGATGAAGCATAACTTTGAATAATTTCTTagccatttttattaaaaattttgccAATTCTGATTAAATGTAGTAAGTTTATACCTGAAATGTAATGTGTTAAGTAGATTTTCTTTGGTTAAGTTACAAAACTAACATAgctattcgttcgttcgtttcagccaaatgacgtccactgctggacaaatattaattagattataTTCTTTCTCACACATGTTTTAACCCAagttcttcttattcgttacgctcttggcagagcggtcgtggtcacgttgaggcgttgttcacatcggttgtagaggcagATACAattctccgcacgatctccctccatctctctctattggcagactgtctggtgcagtcacataaccCAAGTTAGGTAGGTTTTAACACAAGTAGGCGGAGTTTAGAGTATTAAAGAGTTGTCTTACAAATAAATActaacttttatatttttattcactTATCTTTATTGTTAAACAACATTCCGTCACCATTTTtgtttaaccctcgctgtacgaggtggggtgtgacacaccccagtcctttaaaaatagccacaattttaaaaatttgcaagtgctgaatttgaaattctcagtagctggaattatgacactgctgcttcgatcagcgttgcaaaatcagtccagcggtgactaccaactgagttacatgcctttaaagtgcgtgtgggtgtcacacaccccacctggtacgggacgttgttaaaaagtttttaaaaaaatctaacaattttggtgtaatttatgtatttttagctttgtcaattgaataaaattcaataaaaatattatttttcgtgatttttacggtatctgaaattttcaagcacttttagtcaaatgagatgacttttagtgcgaatctggaagcttagtactgagatccgaagatgtatgtgaacatacacttatgggctacaatttatacttggtgatacaatttatgggctactgaaatgg comes from the Ostrinia nubilalis chromosome 17, ilOstNubi1.1, whole genome shotgun sequence genome and includes:
- the LOC135080104 gene encoding uncharacterized protein LOC135080104, whose protein sequence is MRLIFWVTALAVLSITQAKNATAKAKPKRQLESIRSPHNLQYSLVLPHSRVSHFRALTSSRRISNVVPKGGKLPPYAVQMEPVVQYSQKDPLYDPNLDNLDDAVVNQNELYAQPKILNVQDSASEGTYNPPFGTLPTAPLYSQEPHPHYYEAPEPIIEIIIKESNESLPAPPPQPIQKKKKEPVQVFYVKYSKDPHSKDKVVYDKPVPAITPPSNHEDDHHEEYVTVTPEPIYTPTQTTTLRAIIKPESEVYHSDSSVKITFGNEGHHHHHSDRRESNTEDHEETAPRPAIAFPNQPNHLSPRPQQQEPTPRQVANHQPPQTYRPPPQNAQSRIQFQPPYLANEQQLPRQGPSVAPFRPQTNVQRQNPFGPSPSLSPHPSSHPQFSNNLPGPINHFGPTVSGPPAPSFPTSFPRPNSPPSFHPRPNGPSTFGPRPPQFGGPPRTGFHTGPQRPFNQPHPQHKPPQPFFDEPKYLQENYHTITTDQIEPAKDQQLPGRNQQNFNFVPHPSPSPTPQFHDHNRQPIIPVNQQLPQQRPPQHFTESQNKPTFSLNPSRPPFFNLKPSPPQIESNRQPFAQQHQPQHPPQHQPQHPQQQLFSFHQGPQPVSRPSVQIPAQHNIQSQHSFSNPISASPSPSPIPQHQFLPQPSSPPLFNFHPQPSPTPEQHFHQPSFSTERPQFQQQHGPSERPLLNRPSNFQDQSNLHHQQNVGQFVPNGGELVAAIPKYEQHITVSGPNAQPNYNGFSVANQPSPSPSPSPSPSPAPTEQSFHHLQQQQQQQQQQQLFDAEQEQVRLQLAQNVQKQQEEIQRLQAQLLQAQQQQKQQQQNKQIEQEYRQQQQQKQYEQYKQQEQNKQYEQYKQQQQNKQYQQDYDQLLRNFDQQQQQIQASTPRSTYSQSQERSRPQQNYVSSTSSPPYYQSTSRTVEIKPTTQKYVSSTANSINTTPEAKKEEKKKKPAIELPDEVPDDLRQQLLSSGILDNADISVLDYDKVGDTPLESLPPDQLANFFSAGGGQQIASSELRPIVVKPNGDSIESRIDEDVEEDQEIAASENVATYVAPPPSTNQAVEMKVVHFDPKTAEGQKIAKDYVKEDATQVDPVALNDKKYNRYLPLKVSGNQFPLPDILKGRKVTSVVVLAPVETEALNGDHVRKERETSSLKGIKFVAGDSLQDLLKQPTKDNFQKWLDVEKKTASDLQSVILLVTGTDEPSEEREIFMYDVASGNVNKLSGELSNAFVEAAENNSLSKNIESLAIEGEGTPENFNKNDETDETAEGSENVPLFLDLSDVSLDQGNSNQVSISSGYSKTKLGRSLRRHS